The genomic interval CGGGTGGCGGACTCGTACGCCGACCTGATCGCCGACCCGGAGGTGGAGGTCGTCTACAACCCGCTCGCCAACGGCCTGCACGGACCGTGGAACCTCGCCGCGCTCGCGGCGGGCAAGCACGTGCTGTCGGAGAAGCCGTCGGCGAGCAACGCGGAGGAGGCCGTCGAGGTGAGGGAGGCCGCCGCCAAAGCCGGAACGGTCTTCATGGAGGCCTTCCACTACCTCTTCCACCCGGTCACCCGGCGCCTGCACGAGCTGCTGGCCTCCGGTGAACTCGGCGAACTCCGGCACGTCGAGACGCTCGTCGCGATCCCGGCCCCGTCGGACACCGACCCGCGCTGGTCCCTGGACCTGGCCGGCGGCGCCACGATGGACCTGGGCTGCTACAGCCTGCACGCCCAGCGGATGCTGGCCCCCTGGGCGGGCGGCGCACCCCGTCTCGCCTCGGCCCGCGGCGGCGAACGCGCGGGCGCCCCGGGCGTCGACGAGTGGCTGGACGCCAACCTCGTCTTCCCCAGCGGCGCCACGGGCTCCGCCCGTTCCCACATGGCGTACGACGAACTGGTCATGAGTTGCCGGATCACCGGCAGCCGCGGCGAGGCCTTCGCGCCGAACTTCGTCCTCCCCCAGCTGGACGACCGGATCGTCATCCGCACCACGGACGGCGAACGCACGGAACGGCTCGGCAGACGGTCGTCGTACACCTACCAACTGGAGGCGTTCGCCGCCCGGTTGAGGGAGGGCGCGCCTCTCCCGCTGGGTCCGGACGACGCGGTCGCGACGATGACGTTGATCGACGAGGCCTATCGCGCGGCGGGGTTCGCGCCCCGGCCGCGGGTGTCGATTCTGCGGTAGACGAAGGTCGGGTACGGCTCCCCGACCGTCTGCTCCCACGCCCGGACGATGTCGTCCGGGCGTTCCGCATGCGCCTGGGCGAACGTGATGACGCAGCGGGCGACCGCGCGGTTGGTTGCAGGGGCACCGCCTCGCCGGAGCGGCTACCGATAGAACTCGGGCCGCTCCACCAACTCCACTTCCACCCGAACCCCGTCCTCCAACGCCCGTACCCCCGCCTCGCACACGGCCGCCGCCGCGTACCCGTCCCACACGCTCGGCCCGGTCACCTCGCCGCGGCGGGTGGCGTCGACCCAGGTCTGGACCTCGCGGTCGTAGGCGTCGGCGAAGCGTTCGACGTAGTCCTGGGCGATGGTGCCGCCCCAGCGGCCGGCCATATTGGTGACCATGGCGTGGCCGTCGCCGATGCGGGCGGTGCCGCGTTCGCAGACGATCTCGGCCTGGACCTGGTAGCCGAAGCCACAGTTGACGAACATCTCGACGTCGACGATCGCGCCGCCGTCGGTCTCGAAGACGACGAACTGCGGGTCCTGGAGGTCGTCCGGGGCGCTTGCCGTGGGGCGTGGGCGCAGCACCGTCACCGCGGTGATCTCGTGGCCGAGCAGCCAGCGCGTCGCGTCGGTCTCGTGGGCCACGGAGTCGCTGATGAGCATGGAACTGGTGAAGAAGGGCGGGCTGGCGGCGTTGCGGTGCCGGTTGTGGAGCATGAGCGGTCTGCCCAACTGGCCTGTACCCAGGAGGGACTTGAGTTTCATGTATTCGGCGTCGTAGCGCCGCATGAAGCCGACCTGCACCCGGCGGTGGCCGAGGCGCAGCTCCGCCTCCATCACGCGCAGCGCTGAGGCCGCGTCCGGTGTGAGCGGCTTCTCGCACAGGACCGGGAGGTCGTGCTCGAAGGCCGTCAGCAGGGCCGCCTCGTGGGCCGGGCCCGGTGAGGCGATCAGGACGGCGTCGACGTCGGCCGCCGCCATCGCCGCGGCCGGGTCGGTGTACGCCGTGCAGCCGTCGACACCGGACGCGATGCGTTTGGCGCGCTCGGCGTCGACGTCCACGACGGCACTCACCCGGGCGCCGTTGACCACGTCCTGGATTCTGCGGACGTGGTCGGCCCCCATCTTTCCGGTTCCGACGACTGCCACTCCGAGCGGGTCGCGCGGGTTCACGGCCATCGGCCGTCCTTTCGGGTCGTCAGGCAGCGCGGGAATCGTCAGGCACCGCAGGAACGGAGGAACTTGCGGGTGCGCTCCGCGATGGGGAGGGGCTTGTCCGGCTCGCAGGGATACATGTCCTGCTCGACGATCGCGAACAGCTCCACGCCCAGGCGTTGCGCCGCGATCAGCACCGGCTCCAACTCCGGTACGCCGGACGGCGGTTCGCACATCACTCCGCGCGCCACGGCCGGTCCGAACGGCACCTCGTTCCTGACGACGTCGGCGAGGATCTCCG from Streptomyces sp. NBC_01288 carries:
- a CDS encoding Gfo/Idh/MocA family protein encodes the protein MAVNPRDPLGVAVVGTGKMGADHVRRIQDVVNGARVSAVVDVDAERAKRIASGVDGCTAYTDPAAAMAAADVDAVLIASPGPAHEAALLTAFEHDLPVLCEKPLTPDAASALRVMEAELRLGHRRVQVGFMRRYDAEYMKLKSLLGTGQLGRPLMLHNRHRNAASPPFFTSSMLISDSVAHETDATRWLLGHEITAVTVLRPRPTASAPDDLQDPQFVVFETDGGAIVDVEMFVNCGFGYQVQAEIVCERGTARIGDGHAMVTNMAGRWGGTIAQDYVERFADAYDREVQTWVDATRRGEVTGPSVWDGYAAAAVCEAGVRALEDGVRVEVELVERPEFYR
- a CDS encoding Gfo/Idh/MocA family protein, which produces MSGPGREPLRIGVLGAARITENSLIGPARTTGHRIVAVAARDRSRAEAYAAAHRVERVADSYADLIADPEVEVVYNPLANGLHGPWNLAALAAGKHVLSEKPSASNAEEAVEVREAAAKAGTVFMEAFHYLFHPVTRRLHELLASGELGELRHVETLVAIPAPSDTDPRWSLDLAGGATMDLGCYSLHAQRMLAPWAGGAPRLASARGGERAGAPGVDEWLDANLVFPSGATGSARSHMAYDELVMSCRITGSRGEAFAPNFVLPQLDDRIVIRTTDGERTERLGRRSSYTYQLEAFAARLREGAPLPLGPDDAVATMTLIDEAYRAAGFAPRPRVSILR